The following are encoded in a window of Sphaeramia orbicularis chromosome 20, fSphaOr1.1, whole genome shotgun sequence genomic DNA:
- the eif5a gene encoding eukaryotic translation initiation factor 5A-1 — MADPDLDFQTAESGASATYPMQCSALRKNGHVVLKGRPCKIVEMSTSKTGKHGHAKVNLVGIDIFTNKKYEDMCPSTHNMDVPNIKRIDYQLININDSFMCLMGDNGDIREDLRVPDNEVGKEIEAKFEAGDEFMVTVISAMGEECAIATKVLANK; from the exons ATGGCAGATCCCGATCTTGACTTCCAGACCGCCGAGTCTGGCGCCTCCGCCACCTACCCTATGCAGTGCTCTGCTCTGCGTAAGAACGGCCACGTGGTGCTGAAGGGACGTCCATGCAAAATTGTGGAGATGTCCACCTCCAAGACCGGCAAGCACGGACACGCTAAG GTTAACCTGGTTGGTATCGACATCTTCACCAACAAGAAGTATGAAGATATGTGCCCCTCCACCCACAACATGGATGTCCCCAACATCAAGAGGATAGACTACCAG CTGATCAACATCAACGACAGCTTCATGTGCTTGATGGGCGACAACGGCGACATCAGAGAGGACCTGCGCGTCCCTGACAATGAGGTCGGAAAAGAAATCGAGGCAAAGTTTGAGGCTGGTGATGAGTTCATG GTCACCGTGATCAGTGCCATGGGGGAGGAATGTGCTATCGCTACCAAGGTCTTGGCCAACAAATAG
- the rpl22l1 gene encoding ribosomal protein eL22-like, which translates to MAPIKQKRPTVGKKSKKGAAWNFTLDLTHPVEDGILDSANFETFLKERIKVNGKTGNLGNIVQVGRMKNKINVTSEKQFSKRYLKYLTKKYLKKNNLRDWLRVVASDKQTYELRYFQISQDDEESEADE; encoded by the exons ATGGCGCCA ATTAAACAGAAGAGGCCGACTGTGGGTAAAAAGTCCAAAAAGGGGGCTGCATGGAACTTCACCTTGGACCTGACCCACCCGGTGGAGGACGGCATCCTGGACTCTGCAAACTTT GAAACCTTCCTCAAGGAGAGGATCAAGGTCAACGGGAAGACGGGGAACCTGGGTAACATAGTCCAGGTTGGACGGATGAAGAACAAGATCAACGTCACGTCTGAGAAGCAGTTTTCCAAAAG gTATCTGAAGTATCTGACGAAGAAATACCTGAAGAAGAACAACCTTCGTGACTGGCTGAGGGTGGTTGCGTCCGACAAACAGACGTACGAGCTGCGTTACTTCCAGATCAGTCAGGACGATGAGGAGTCGGAGGCAGACGAGTAA